Proteins co-encoded in one Planctomycetota bacterium genomic window:
- the nuoK gene encoding NADH-quinone oxidoreductase subunit NuoK: protein MTRAGVEAVFALAGILLAAGMAGLVARRNILFALVAVEVMLNAAGLAFVAAGARWGRPEGQAMFLLILAVAGAELSVALALVLRLYREFRTLDADAASQMRG, encoded by the coding sequence GTGACGCGCGCGGGCGTGGAAGCGGTCTTCGCCCTGGCGGGGATCCTCCTGGCGGCCGGGATGGCGGGGCTCGTGGCGCGGAGGAACATCCTCTTCGCGCTCGTGGCGGTGGAGGTGATGCTCAACGCGGCGGGCCTGGCTTTCGTGGCGGCGGGAGCCCGGTGGGGGCGGCCGGAGGGGCAGGCGATGTTCCTCCTCATCCTGGCCGTGGCGGGCGCGGAGCTTTCCGTGGCGCTGGCCCTTGTCCTTCGGCTCTACCGGGAGTTCCGGACGCTCGACGCCGACGCGGCCAGCCAGATGCGGGGATGA
- the nuoJ gene encoding NADH-quinone oxidoreductase subunit J — MDVPFFAAAATAAGSTLLALTRRHPVQGLLYFLVSLLATATVFFLVGAPLVGALEIILYAGAILVLFLFVVMMFPERPEAEDPERRRPAVWKGPSALAALLLGETLFVVTRGAPAREEALRPVSAAGTGAALFGPYVLAVELASFLLLAALVAALHLGRPGERKEAA, encoded by the coding sequence ATGGACGTGCCTTTCTTCGCGGCGGCGGCGACGGCGGCGGGCTCGACGCTGCTGGCCCTGACCCGGCGCCATCCGGTCCAGGGACTCCTCTACTTCCTCGTCTCTCTTCTGGCGACCGCGACGGTCTTCTTCCTCGTGGGCGCGCCGCTCGTCGGGGCGCTCGAGATCATCCTCTACGCCGGCGCGATCCTGGTGCTCTTCCTCTTCGTCGTCATGATGTTTCCCGAACGGCCCGAGGCCGAGGATCCCGAGCGCCGGCGGCCCGCCGTCTGGAAGGGACCCTCGGCGCTCGCGGCGCTGCTTCTGGGGGAAACGCTCTTCGTCGTGACGCGCGGGGCCCCGGCGCGGGAGGAGGCGCTGCGCCCCGTGAGCGCCGCCGGGACGGGGGCGGCGCTTTTCGGGCCGTACGTTCTGGCGGTGGAGCTGGCGTCCTTCCTGCTCCTGGCGGCGCTCGTGGCGGCCCTTCACCTCGGCCGGCCGGGGGAGCGGAAGGAGGCGGCGTGA
- the nuoI gene encoding NADH-quinone oxidoreductase subunit NuoI, whose protein sequence is MWSLLRTIVLVFRHAFRRRATIPYPDVRRARAPRWKGRIVLTRDPDGGERCVACYLCAVACPVDCIALQAAEDATGRRYPAFFRINFSRCIFCGYCEEACPTYAIQLTPDFEMSEYRREYLVYEKEDLLIRGPGKYPGYNFYRVAGVAIGGKDKGEGEQDDPPVDVRTLLP, encoded by the coding sequence ATGTGGAGCCTGCTGCGCACGATCGTCCTGGTCTTCCGTCACGCCTTCCGGCGCCGGGCGACGATCCCCTATCCTGACGTCCGGCGCGCCCGGGCGCCGCGCTGGAAGGGGCGGATCGTCCTCACCCGCGACCCGGACGGCGGCGAGCGTTGCGTGGCCTGCTACCTGTGCGCGGTCGCCTGCCCCGTGGACTGCATCGCGCTCCAGGCCGCGGAGGACGCGACCGGGCGGCGTTACCCCGCGTTTTTCCGGATCAACTTCTCGCGCTGCATCTTTTGCGGATACTGCGAGGAAGCCTGTCCCACGTACGCGATCCAGCTCACTCCCGACTTCGAGATGAGCGAGTATCGCCGCGAGTACCTGGTCTACGAGAAGGAGGACCTCCTCATCCGGGGGCCCGGGAAATACCCGGGATACAACTTCTACCGCGTGGCCGGGGTGGCCATCGGCGGCAAGGACAAGGGAGAAGGGGAACAGGACGACCCGCCCGTGGACGTCCGCACCCTCCTTCCGTAA
- the nuoH gene encoding NADH-quinone oxidoreductase subunit NuoH: protein METAAVLGGALSLAGGMIWLERRLLALWQDRLGPNRVGPFGLLQVAADLIKLLAKEDWVPPFADRTLFVLAPALTAVAALAALAVIPFAPGWGVADLDVGLLFFLGASALGVYGVLLGGWASRSKYALLGSLRVGAQVLSYEVFMGLSLLGVAALAGSFRMSDIVEAQKDGWFVLPQLPGFLVFLVAGIAETRRSPLDLPEAESELVAGFHAEYSGFKFALFFVGEYVGMATIASVAVTCFLGGWRGPLLPPAAWFFIKLAPLLALFILVRAALPRPRYDQLLRFGWTAMLPLALLNLAGAALWRAARA, encoded by the coding sequence ATGGAGACGGCGGCGGTGCTGGGCGGCGCGCTGAGCCTGGCGGGCGGCATGATCTGGCTGGAGCGGCGGCTTCTGGCGCTGTGGCAGGATCGGCTGGGGCCCAATCGCGTCGGGCCGTTCGGGCTCCTGCAGGTCGCGGCCGACCTGATCAAGCTCCTGGCGAAGGAGGACTGGGTTCCGCCGTTCGCGGACCGGACGCTTTTCGTTCTGGCGCCCGCGCTGACGGCGGTGGCGGCGCTCGCGGCGCTGGCGGTGATCCCTTTCGCGCCCGGCTGGGGGGTGGCGGATCTGGACGTGGGACTTCTCTTCTTTCTGGGCGCCTCCGCGCTGGGGGTCTACGGCGTGCTGCTGGGGGGATGGGCGTCGCGCAGCAAGTATGCGCTGCTGGGAAGCCTGCGGGTGGGGGCTCAGGTTCTGAGCTACGAGGTTTTCATGGGGCTTTCGCTTCTGGGCGTGGCGGCGCTGGCGGGTTCCTTCCGGATGAGCGACATCGTGGAGGCGCAGAAGGACGGATGGTTCGTTCTTCCGCAGCTTCCCGGGTTTCTCGTTTTCCTCGTGGCCGGAATCGCGGAGACGCGCCGTTCGCCGCTGGACCTTCCGGAAGCGGAAAGCGAACTGGTGGCGGGCTTTCACGCGGAGTACTCGGGCTTCAAGTTCGCGCTCTTCTTCGTGGGAGAGTATGTGGGGATGGCAACGATCGCGTCGGTGGCGGTGACGTGCTTTCTGGGGGGCTGGCGCGGTCCGCTGCTGCCTCCGGCGGCGTGGTTTTTCATCAAGCTGGCGCCGCTCCTGGCGCTCTTCATCCTGGTGCGCGCGGCGCTGCCGCGGCCGCGGTACGACCAGCTTTTGCGGTTCGGCTGGACGGCGATGTTGCCGCTGGCGCTTCTAAACCTGGCGGGGGCGGCGCTCTGGCGGGCGGCGCGCGCGTGA